A region of Macaca thibetana thibetana isolate TM-01 chromosome 20, ASM2454274v1, whole genome shotgun sequence DNA encodes the following proteins:
- the SLC22A31 gene encoding putative solute carrier family 22 member 31, protein MEQEARVLRAAGGFGRARRLLAAASWVPCIVLGLALSSEALLTAQPGHHCRPDPALLPPALRALRGPALLDAAIPRLGPTRTPSPCLLLRYPDPAPRTCPGPRPVPAPNGTRPCTRGWLYALPAAGLLQSPVTQWNLVCGEGWKVPLEQVSHLLGWLLGCVVLGAGCDRFGRRTVFVASLMLATGLGASEALAASFPTLLVLRLLHGGTLAGALLALYLARLELCDPPHRLAFSMGAGLFSVAGTLLLPGLAALVQDWRLLQGLGALMSGLLLLFWGFPALFPESPCWLLATDQVARARKILWHFAEASGVDPEDRSLEESSLVTELAMLSAGSPQPQYQSPLGLLRTQVTWRNGLILGFSSLVGEGIRASFRRSLAPQVPTFYLPYFLEAGLEAAALVFLLLTADRCGRRPVLLLGTMATGLASLLLLAGAQYLPGWTMLSLSVLGLLASRAVSALSSLFAAEVFPTVIRGAGLGLVLGAGFLGQAADPLDALHDRRGFFLQHVVFASLAVLALLCVLLLPESRGRGLPQSLQDADRLRRSPLLRGCPRQDHLPLLSPSDSCWAGHTPQQR, encoded by the exons ATGGAGCAGGAGGCGCGGGTGCTGAGAGCTGCGGGCGGCTTCGGCCGGGCCCGGCGCCTGCTGGCCGCCGCCTCGTGGGTACCCTGCATAGTGCTGGGGCTAGCGCTGAGCTCCGAGGCGCTGCTCACCGCTCAGCCCGGGCACCACTGCCGGCCGGACCCTGCGCTGTTGCCCCCCGCGCTGCGCGCCCTGCGCGGACCCGCGCTGCTGGACGCCGCCATCCCGCGCCTGGGGCCCACGCGCACCCCGAGCCCCTGCCTGCTCCTGCGCTACCCCGATCCCGCGCCCCGCACCTGCCCTGGCCCGCGCCCCGTGCCCGCGCCCAATGGCACCCGGCCCTGCACACGCGGCTGGCTCTACGCGCTGCCCGCCGCCGGCCTCCTACAAAGCCCGGTCACCCAG TGGAACCTCGTGTGTGGAGAGGGCTGGAAGGTCCCGCTGGAGCAGGTGAGCCACCTCCTGGGCTGGCTGCTGGGCTGTGTCGTCCTGGGAGCAGGCTGTGACCG GTTTGGCCGCCGGACAGTTTTTGTGGCCTCCCTGATGCTGGCCACAGGCCTGGGGGCCAGTGAGGCCCTGGCTGCCAGCTTCCCTACCCTGCTGGTCCTGCGCCTACTCCACGGGGGCACATTGGCAGGGGCCCTCCTCGCCCTGTACCTGGCTC GCCTGGAGTTGTGTGACCCTCCGCACCGCCTGGCCTTCTCCATGGGGGCTGGCCTTTTCTCGGTGGCAGGCACCCTGCTGCTGCCCGGCCTGGCTGCGCTTGTGCAGGACTGGCGTCTTCTGCAGGGGCTGGGCGCCCTGATGAGTGGACTTTTGCTGCTCTTTTGGGG GTTCCCGGCCCTGTTCCCTGAGTCTCCCTGCTGGCTGCTGGCCACAGATCAGGTAGCTCGAGCCAGAAAGATCCTATGGCACTTTGCAGAAGCCAGCGGCGTGGACCCCGAGGACAGGTCCTTGGAGGAGAGCTCCCTGGTTACAG AGCTGGCCATGCTGTCTGCGGGGAGCCCCCAGCCCCAGTACCAATCCCCACTGGGGCTCCTGCGCACCCAAGTCACCTGGAGAAATGGACTTATCTTGGGCTTCAGCTC gctggtTGGTGAAGGCATCAGAGCCAGCTTCCGCCGCAGCCTGGCACCTCAGGTGCCGACCTTCTACCTGCCCTACTTCCTGGAGGCTGGCCTGGAGGCGGCAGCCTTGGTCTTCCTGCTCCTGACCGCAGATCGCTGTGGACGCCGCCCCGTCCTGCTGCTGGGCACCATGGCCACAGGCCTGGCATCCCTGCTGCTCCTCGCCGGGGCCCAGT ATCTGCCAGGCTGGACCATGCTGTCCCTCTCTGTCCTGGGGCTCCTGGCTTCCAGGGCTGTGTCTGCACTCAGCAGCCTCTTTGCAGCTGAGGTCTTCCCCACGGTGATCAG GGGGGCCGGGCTGGGCCTGGTGCTGGGGGCCGGGTTCCTGGGCCAGGCAGCTGACCCCCTGGATGCCCTGCACGACCGACGCGGCTTCTTTCTGCAACACGTCGTCTTCGCCTCCCTTGCTGTCCTCGCCCTGCTGTGTGTCCTGCTGCTGCCTGAGAGCCGAGGCCGAGGGCTGCCGCAGTCCCTGCAGGACGCCGACCGCCTGCGTCGCTCCCCACTCCTGCGGGGCTGCCCCCGCCAGGACCACCTGCCCCTGCTGTCGCCCTCCGACTCCTGCTGGGCCGGCCACACCCCCCAGCAGCGCTAG